From Xanthomonas sp. 10-10:
ATCAGCACGTTGCGGATGTAGTCGTCGGCGCCCACGCCCAGCGAGGTCTTGCCGGCCAGTTCGCCGTTGAACTCGTCCATGACCTTCTCGACCTGGTCGCGCGAGATGCCGGTCATGGTGGCCATGGCGATGCCGATCTTCTGCACCTCCTTGGGGTCCATGTGCTTGAGCACTTCGGCGGCGTCGCTTTCGCCAAGCGACAGCAACAGCACGGCAGCGCGTTGTACGCCGGTCATCGGTGGTGTATCAGGCTTCACTGGCGACCCATCCCTTCACGACTTGTGCGACACGTTTTGAATCGGCTTTGACTGCTTCGCGTGCGACGCGCATGCGCTCTTCGTAGGCATCCGGCAGGGCGATCGGGGTCTTGCGTTCCTGCCCGATGCTGGCGGTGTCCTCGCCCATGTGGGGCAACAGCGACTCCTCGTCGTCGACCATCCGCACATCGGCGCTCTGCGGAGTGCCATCGTTGCCGCCATTGCGCTGCTTTTCCTTGACCGCGGTCACGCCGGTGAGCTGGCGCAGGGTGGGGCGCACCACGCCGAACAGCAGCGCCAGCACCACCACCGCACCGACCAGCAGGCGCAGACCGTTCTGCACGCGCGGGTCTTCCCACCACTTGGGGCCTTCCTCGCCCGCAACCGCTTCCCGCACGAACGGGGCATTCATCACCGACACCGTGTCGCCACGTGCCGCGTCGAACCCCACCGCCTGCTTGACCAGGCCCTCGATACGGGTGAGCTCGGCGGCCGTCAGCGGCTGCTCGACCATCTTGCCCTTGGCACCGGGGCGCGGGACGTTGTCCAGCAGCACCGCCACCGACACCCGCTTGATGCGGCCGGCCGGCTGACGGGTGTGTTGCAAGGTTCGGTCCAATTCGTAATTGCGGGTGGCGCTCTTGGAAGTCTCGGTCGGCGCGGCAGGAGCCGCGGCCTGGCCGTTGGCGGCGGCCGGGGTGCCCGGTGCGCCGGCGACGGCCGCAGCCGGCGGCTGGCCGGGACTGTTGCTGGTGGCGCCCGGAGGACCCTGCGGGCCGGTGGCGCTGGTGCTGGTGTCGCTGACCTGCTCGCTGCGCAGCTTGGCCGGCTCGCCGTTGTAGAGTTCGCGGGCTTCTTCGACCACCGAGAAGTCCATGTCCACGCTGACTTCCGGGTTGACCCGGCCCGGGCCGGTCATCGGCTCGAGCAGCTCGCGGATGCGCTGGTTGTAGGAGCTTTCCTGGCGAC
This genomic window contains:
- the fliF gene encoding flagellar basal-body MS-ring/collar protein FliF translates to MALAISKENMNQNAEKAGQWFDRVRSLQITRKLTMMAMIALAVGAGLAVFFWSQQPGYQSLYTGLDDKGNAEAADLLRTAQIPYKIDQNTGAISVPQDRLYDARLKLAGSGLTGKETGGGFELMEKDPGFGVSQFVENARYQHALETELSRTISTLRPVREARVHLAIPKPSAFTRQREVASASVVLELRGGQGLERNQVDAIVNLVASSIPDMTPERVTVVDQSGRMLSIADPNSDAAQHAAQFEQVRRQESSYNQRIRELLEPMTGPGRVNPEVSVDMDFSVVEEARELYNGEPAKLRSEQVSDTSTSATGPQGPPGATSNSPGQPPAAAVAGAPGTPAAANGQAAAPAAPTETSKSATRNYELDRTLQHTRQPAGRIKRVSVAVLLDNVPRPGAKGKMVEQPLTAAELTRIEGLVKQAVGFDAARGDTVSVMNAPFVREAVAGEEGPKWWEDPRVQNGLRLLVGAVVVLALLFGVVRPTLRQLTGVTAVKEKQRNGGNDGTPQSADVRMVDDEESLLPHMGEDTASIGQERKTPIALPDAYEERMRVAREAVKADSKRVAQVVKGWVASEA